The Kosakonia sacchari SP1 genome includes a window with the following:
- the bla gene encoding class A beta-lactamase produces MFFPVKSICSLLLLSAFAASAANIDNATLTAVARLQEEHLGARIGIAVIDTASGETVSYRGDERFPLNSTHKALLCGALLSKVDKGELALNETTQFSQSELVAYSPVTSKFVAPSSMSWQQLCSAAITESDNTAANLLAKKLGGPAAVTRFFVDSGDSVTRLDRAEPELNSAVPGDLRDTTTPLAVSHTLQKLTLGEVLTPRSRAQLVQWMKEDKVADALLRSTLPKGWVIGDKTGAGGYGSRSIISIVWPKKGAPRIVSIYITDTKATIAQSNDAIARIGKAIFSATK; encoded by the coding sequence ATGTTTTTCCCAGTGAAATCAATCTGTTCTTTACTGTTGTTGAGCGCGTTTGCCGCCAGCGCCGCCAATATTGATAACGCCACGCTGACGGCGGTGGCTCGCCTGCAGGAAGAGCACTTAGGCGCGCGCATCGGCATTGCGGTGATCGATACCGCCAGCGGTGAGACGGTGAGCTACCGGGGCGATGAGCGTTTTCCGCTTAACAGCACTCACAAAGCGCTGCTGTGCGGCGCGTTGCTGAGCAAGGTCGACAAAGGTGAACTGGCGTTAAATGAGACCACCCAGTTTTCCCAAAGTGAACTGGTTGCCTATTCGCCGGTAACCAGCAAGTTTGTTGCGCCTTCATCGATGAGCTGGCAGCAGCTCTGCAGCGCGGCAATCACTGAAAGTGACAACACGGCGGCAAATCTGCTGGCGAAAAAGCTGGGCGGACCGGCAGCGGTGACGCGTTTCTTTGTCGATTCAGGTGACAGTGTCACGCGACTTGATCGCGCAGAGCCGGAACTGAACAGCGCCGTACCGGGCGATTTACGTGATACCACCACGCCGCTGGCTGTCAGCCACACGCTGCAAAAGCTGACGCTCGGCGAGGTATTAACGCCGCGTTCGCGTGCGCAACTGGTGCAATGGATGAAAGAGGATAAAGTCGCTGATGCGCTGCTGCGTTCCACATTGCCAAAAGGCTGGGTTATTGGCGATAAAACCGGGGCGGGCGGATATGGTTCGCGTTCCATTATCAGTATTGTCTGGCCGAAAAAAGGCGCGCCTCGTATTGTATCTATTTATATAACGGATACAAAAGCGACAATCGCGCAAAGTAATGACGCCATTGCCCGCATCGGTAAAGCCATATTCAGCGCGACGAAGTAA
- a CDS encoding zinc-dependent alcohol dehydrogenase family protein, producing the protein MGNTALVYRSFGEPQTVLHAETSVLAPLQAGDVRVRMRLAPVNASDLIPVTGAYSHRITLPAIAGYEGVGVVMQTHDANADLMGKRVLPLRGQGTWQQYVDCPAQLAVPVPDDIDDTLAARAYINPLAAQMMLEHYPAHGQHVLVTAAGSDCATYLAQWARLQGAKSVTGIYRSAIHASRLAACGVKALADTDSAAIKQAAGKASVIYDATGGTLAEMLLQSMPKTGQFISYGLLSGQPFSIRQRLPAVHWFHVRNYLDAMTAYGWQQAFCTLWERLRATPVSEVTLIDFQQWRQAITLYQTPGRIAKPLLAF; encoded by the coding sequence ATGGGTAACACCGCGTTAGTGTACAGAAGTTTCGGCGAACCGCAGACTGTTCTGCACGCTGAAACCAGCGTCCTGGCACCGCTTCAGGCAGGAGATGTTCGCGTCAGGATGCGCCTTGCGCCGGTGAACGCCTCGGATTTGATCCCGGTCACCGGCGCCTACAGTCACCGCATCACCCTGCCCGCTATCGCGGGTTATGAAGGCGTGGGCGTAGTGATGCAAACGCACGATGCAAACGCGGATTTAATGGGCAAACGCGTATTGCCGCTGCGCGGTCAGGGCACCTGGCAGCAGTATGTGGATTGCCCGGCGCAACTGGCTGTGCCAGTGCCGGATGATATTGACGATACGCTTGCCGCCCGCGCCTACATCAATCCACTGGCCGCGCAGATGATGCTGGAACATTACCCAGCTCACGGCCAACATGTGCTGGTCACCGCGGCGGGTTCTGACTGCGCCACTTACCTGGCGCAGTGGGCCAGGCTTCAGGGGGCGAAAAGCGTGACCGGCATTTATCGTTCCGCCATTCATGCCAGCCGCCTGGCGGCCTGCGGCGTAAAAGCGCTGGCCGATACGGACAGCGCTGCCATCAAACAGGCGGCGGGTAAAGCCAGCGTTATCTATGACGCCACCGGCGGCACACTGGCAGAAATGTTGCTGCAATCGATGCCGAAAACGGGGCAATTTATCAGCTATGGTTTGCTCTCCGGGCAGCCATTCAGCATTCGCCAGCGCTTACCCGCAGTCCACTGGTTCCATGTGCGTAACTATCTTGACGCAATGACGGCATATGGCTGGCAGCAGGCGTTTTGCACACTCTGGGAGCGCCTGCGCGCAACGCCCGTGAGCGAGGTGACATTGATTGATTTTCAGCAGTGGCGGCAGGCTATCACGCTGTACCAGACGCCAGGCCGGATAGCCAAACCGCTGCTGGCGTTTTAA
- a CDS encoding SDR family oxidoreductase has protein sequence MMTWLITGASSGLGLLMTQTLLARGDRVVACVRRVDALSTLQAHYPSRLHVSCFDMNDSAALRREVDAAFTTCGVIERVVSNAGYGLFGAAEEVSDAQIDRQVATNLTGSIQLVRAVLPWLREQQGGRIVQVSSEGGQVAYPNFSLYHASKWGIEGFLESVAQEVKPFGIDIVIAEPGPTQTGFGAGLDHATPLAVYDNTPAGEVRRGIASGSFDIKGDAQRTVDAIIAAADAPAPPFRVPLGSLAWEHLVASLRTRLAEIERQRDVAYSADRD, from the coding sequence ATGATGACATGGCTGATCACCGGCGCTTCGTCCGGGCTGGGATTGTTGATGACGCAAACACTGCTGGCACGCGGTGACCGCGTGGTGGCCTGCGTGCGGCGCGTGGATGCGCTGAGTACATTACAGGCGCACTATCCGTCGCGGCTGCATGTCAGCTGCTTTGATATGAACGACAGCGCGGCACTGCGTCGCGAAGTGGACGCCGCGTTTACCACCTGCGGTGTGATTGAACGGGTGGTCAGCAACGCCGGATACGGCTTGTTTGGCGCGGCGGAAGAGGTGAGCGATGCGCAAATTGACCGGCAGGTAGCTACCAATCTTACCGGCTCCATCCAGTTAGTCCGTGCCGTGTTGCCGTGGCTGCGCGAGCAGCAAGGCGGGCGGATTGTGCAGGTCTCTTCGGAAGGCGGCCAGGTAGCCTATCCCAATTTCAGCCTTTACCATGCCAGTAAGTGGGGGATTGAAGGCTTTCTGGAATCGGTGGCGCAGGAGGTGAAACCGTTTGGTATCGACATTGTGATTGCCGAGCCTGGCCCAACGCAAACCGGTTTCGGTGCCGGGCTCGATCACGCCACACCGCTCGCCGTCTATGACAATACGCCTGCGGGCGAGGTGCGCCGGGGAATCGCTAGTGGCAGTTTTGACATAAAAGGCGATGCTCAGCGCACGGTGGATGCGATTATCGCGGCGGCAGACGCCCCCGCGCCGCCGTTCCGGGTGCCACTGGGCAGCCTTGCCTGGGAGCACCTGGTGGCCTCGCTCCGTACCCGATTAGCAGAAATTGAGCGCCAGCGCGACGTGGCGTATTCAGCCGACAGGGATTAA
- a CDS encoding LysR family transcriptional regulator: MKNVSLADLKAFLLVARHRSFQQAANELGVSRSSLSHAMRGLESQLGVRLLHRTTRSVSLTEEGAALLQRIDPLLNQLDTALDATRFRPQELHGTLRINANEGGARWLLAHVVDGFLQAHPQVVLDIVTEGRLVDIVADGFDAGVRLAEAVPLDMIAVPFGGPIRFITIASPHYLNNAGVPQSPADLLQHRCIAQRLPSGKRYRWEFVQQGKPLTLNVPGNLCLDNSALMVEAVIKGLGIAYVPEPYARDAIDNGLAQQVLSPFSPPIAGLCLYYSGHRQIPATLNAFIAAIREANEAVL, translated from the coding sequence ATGAAAAATGTCAGTCTCGCAGATTTAAAAGCGTTCCTGCTGGTCGCCCGGCACCGCAGTTTTCAACAAGCCGCCAATGAACTGGGTGTATCCCGTTCCTCGCTCAGCCACGCCATGCGCGGGCTGGAAAGCCAGCTAGGTGTGCGCTTGTTACATCGCACCACCCGCAGCGTCTCGTTGACGGAAGAAGGCGCGGCATTGCTGCAACGCATTGATCCCCTGCTTAACCAGTTAGATACGGCGCTGGATGCCACCCGCTTTCGCCCGCAGGAACTGCACGGTACGCTGCGCATTAACGCGAATGAAGGTGGCGCGCGCTGGCTGCTGGCGCACGTGGTCGACGGCTTTTTACAGGCGCACCCGCAGGTGGTGCTGGATATCGTGACCGAAGGCCGGCTGGTGGATATCGTCGCCGACGGGTTTGATGCGGGCGTACGGCTGGCGGAAGCAGTACCGCTCGATATGATTGCGGTGCCCTTCGGCGGGCCAATCCGCTTTATCACCATCGCCTCGCCGCACTATCTCAACAACGCAGGTGTACCGCAAAGCCCGGCGGATCTTTTACAGCATCGCTGTATCGCCCAGCGTTTGCCGAGCGGAAAACGCTATCGCTGGGAGTTTGTGCAACAGGGCAAGCCGCTGACGCTCAACGTGCCCGGCAATTTATGTCTTGATAACAGCGCGCTGATGGTCGAGGCGGTGATAAAAGGCTTAGGCATTGCTTATGTCCCTGAACCCTATGCCCGCGACGCCATCGACAACGGGCTGGCGCAACAGGTGCTGTCGCCATTCAGCCCGCCGATTGCCGGCTTGTGTCTCTATTATTCCGGTCACCGGCAAATACCGGCGACGTTGAACGCATTTATCGCCGCCATTCGCGAGGCCAACGAAGCGGTGTTGTAA
- a CDS encoding metallophosphoesterase, with the protein MLIAQLSDIHAAPDNDNLQRLHRAIDWLLALNPDLLVVSGDLIDDGWGAGYRAIDRVLQRLACRSLILPGNADDKAVMCENLAAFAHRSAHDALHFHEYVNNVPVIGVDVTVSGENRGDIRPHLHWLEAALQAQPQPAMIFLHQHLFPSGIAPLDNAMCEGGEALAQLLAHLPHPPLALCAGHVHRAMSATFAGIPAYLCGSICPANPLMLNTQHIPAASDPPALLIHELRGDSRVSHFVSL; encoded by the coding sequence ATGCTGATTGCCCAACTGAGCGATATTCATGCTGCGCCGGATAACGACAACCTTCAGCGCCTGCATCGCGCCATCGACTGGTTGCTTGCGCTCAATCCCGATCTGCTGGTGGTGAGCGGCGATTTAATCGATGACGGCTGGGGTGCGGGCTATCGCGCCATTGACAGAGTCTTACAGCGCCTGGCGTGCCGCTCGCTGATCCTGCCCGGCAATGCCGATGATAAAGCCGTGATGTGTGAAAATCTGGCCGCTTTTGCGCACCGCTCTGCGCATGACGCGCTGCATTTCCATGAGTACGTGAATAACGTGCCGGTGATTGGTGTGGATGTGACCGTAAGCGGTGAAAACCGGGGCGATATCCGCCCCCATCTGCACTGGCTGGAAGCGGCGCTGCAGGCACAGCCGCAACCGGCAATGATCTTTTTGCACCAGCATCTTTTCCCGAGCGGCATTGCCCCGCTGGATAACGCCATGTGCGAGGGCGGCGAAGCGCTGGCGCAACTGCTGGCGCACTTACCGCACCCGCCGCTGGCGCTGTGCGCCGGCCATGTCCACCGCGCGATGTCCGCCACCTTTGCCGGTATCCCTGCGTATCTTTGCGGCTCCATCTGCCCGGCGAACCCGCTGATGCTCAATACTCAGCACATCCCGGCGGCAAGCGATCCGCCTGCGCTTCTCATTCATGAACTGCGCGGTGATAGCCGGGTTAGCCATTTTGTCAGCCTGTAG
- a CDS encoding cupin domain-containing protein, protein MNDNTPPAFVIRNFNHIDMENFVRPPLYESLGGSLTKGTLASKLGASVDIVPPGKRACPFHLHHAQEEMFIVLNGNGTLRIGDEERPIQEGDVICIPPGKAWPHQIINTSDQPLRYLSISTMESPEICEYPDADKFLAKARSNGREEFRKLDFRGKNVDYWEGEP, encoded by the coding sequence ATGAACGACAACACCCCGCCTGCGTTTGTGATCCGCAATTTTAACCACATCGACATGGAAAACTTCGTGCGCCCGCCGCTGTATGAATCGCTCGGCGGCTCGCTGACCAAAGGCACTCTCGCCAGTAAACTCGGCGCGTCGGTCGATATTGTGCCGCCCGGCAAACGCGCCTGTCCGTTTCATCTCCATCACGCGCAGGAAGAGATGTTTATTGTGCTGAACGGTAACGGTACGTTGCGCATCGGCGATGAAGAGCGGCCCATCCAGGAAGGGGATGTAATCTGCATTCCGCCAGGCAAAGCGTGGCCGCACCAGATTATTAATACCTCCGATCAACCGCTGCGTTATCTCTCGATTAGCACTATGGAAAGCCCGGAAATCTGCGAATACCCGGATGCGGATAAATTTCTGGCAAAAGCGCGCAGCAACGGGCGCGAGGAGTTTCGCAAGCTCGATTTTCGCGGCAAAAACGTGGATTACTGGGAAGGCGAGCCGTGA
- the nifJ gene encoding pyruvate:ferredoxin (flavodoxin) oxidoreductase — MSGKMKTMDGNAAAAWISYAFTDVAAIYPITPSTPMAENVDEWAAAGKRNLFGQPVRLMEMQSEAGAAGAVHGALQAGALTTTYTASQGLLLMIPNLYKIAGELLPGVFHVSARALATNSLNIFGDHQDVMAVRQCGCAMLAESNVQQVMDLSAVAHLSAIKGRVPFINFFDGFRTSHEIQKIEVLEYDELAPLLDSDALNRFRRNALNPEHPVIRGTAQNPDIYFQAREAANRYYDALPEIVENYMAEIFALTGREYHLFDYYGAEDAEQIIVAMGSVCDTISDVVDALCDSGEKVGLLTVHLFRPFSMAHFFARIPPSVKRIAVLDRTKEPGAQAEPLCLDVKNAFYHHDNAPLIVGGRYGLGGKDVLPGDIVSVFENLKKPLPKDGFTLGIYDDITHTSLPLPAWDVEVSREGITACKFWGLGSDGTVSANKSAIKIIGDNTPMYAQAYFAYDSKKSGGITVSHLRFGERPITSPYLINKADFIACSQQSYVDKYDLLEGLNPGGTFLLNCTWFGEELEARLPNAMKRYIARQGIRFYTLNAVDIARRLGLGGRFNMLMQAAFFKLAGIIEPQTASRYLKQAVEKSYGRKGQKVVDMNNAAIDLGMEALQEVMVPERWAWLEDNVSEDTRPMPDFIRDILEPMNRQCGDKLPVSAFIGREDGTFPPGTAAWEKRGIAMQVPVWNPEGCTQCNQCAFICPHAAVRPALLDEAERQAAPTTLLSKPAQGAKGYEYHLAISPLDCSGCGNCADICPAKGKALTMQPLESQQAMVPVWDHALGLSPKANPFSKTTVKGSQFETPLLEFSGACAGCGETPYARLVTQLFGDRMMIANATGCSSIWGASAPSIPWTTNHKGQGPAWANSLFEDNAEYGLGMMLGGRAIREQIASDARNALELPLGADLEQALRQWLEHKDLGDGTQARAGQLSALLEQQKGDDPLLNRLYQNRDYFAKRSQWIFGGDGWAYDIGFGGLDHVLASGEDVNILVFDTEVYSNTGGQSSKSTPAAAIARFAAEGKRTRKKDLGMMAVNYGNVYVAQVAMGADKAQTLRAIAEAEAWPGPSLVIAYATCINHGLKTGMGCSMREAKRAVDAGYWHLWRHNPQLLAKGKNPFILDSDEPEEDFREFLLGEVRYASLERISPSLAEQLFAQTEQDAKQRFAHYQRLAGE; from the coding sequence ATGTCCGGAAAGATGAAAACGATGGATGGCAACGCAGCGGCAGCCTGGATCTCCTATGCCTTTACCGATGTCGCGGCGATTTACCCGATTACGCCCTCCACGCCGATGGCGGAAAACGTCGATGAGTGGGCGGCGGCGGGTAAAAGAAACCTGTTTGGTCAGCCGGTGCGTTTAATGGAGATGCAGTCGGAAGCGGGGGCGGCAGGCGCGGTACATGGCGCGCTACAGGCCGGGGCGCTCACCACCACCTACACCGCGTCGCAGGGATTGTTATTGATGATCCCTAATCTGTACAAAATCGCCGGTGAACTGCTGCCCGGCGTGTTTCACGTGAGCGCGAGGGCGCTGGCGACAAATTCGCTGAACATTTTTGGCGACCATCAGGATGTGATGGCGGTGCGCCAGTGCGGCTGCGCGATGCTGGCCGAGAGCAACGTTCAGCAGGTGATGGATCTCTCAGCGGTGGCGCATCTGTCGGCAATCAAAGGTCGTGTGCCGTTTATCAACTTTTTCGACGGGTTTCGTACCTCGCACGAGATCCAGAAAATCGAAGTACTGGAGTATGACGAACTCGCTCCGCTGCTGGATAGCGATGCGCTGAACCGTTTTCGCCGCAATGCGCTGAACCCGGAACATCCGGTGATCCGCGGGACGGCGCAAAACCCGGATATCTACTTTCAGGCGCGCGAAGCGGCTAACCGCTATTACGATGCCTTGCCGGAAATTGTCGAAAACTATATGGCGGAGATCTTTGCCCTTACCGGGCGGGAATACCATTTATTTGATTACTACGGCGCGGAAGATGCCGAACAAATCATTGTGGCGATGGGCTCGGTGTGCGACACCATTTCGGATGTCGTGGACGCGCTTTGCGACAGCGGCGAAAAAGTCGGTCTGCTGACGGTACATTTGTTTCGCCCGTTCTCGATGGCGCATTTCTTCGCCAGGATCCCGCCCAGCGTGAAACGCATCGCGGTGCTCGATCGCACCAAAGAGCCCGGTGCGCAGGCCGAGCCACTATGTCTGGATGTGAAAAATGCGTTTTATCACCATGATAACGCGCCGTTAATTGTCGGCGGTCGCTACGGACTGGGCGGTAAAGATGTGTTGCCGGGAGATATTGTCTCGGTGTTTGAAAACCTGAAAAAACCGCTGCCAAAAGATGGCTTTACGCTGGGTATTTATGACGACATCACCCACACCTCGCTGCCGCTGCCTGCCTGGGACGTAGAGGTTTCACGCGAGGGGATCACTGCCTGTAAATTCTGGGGGCTGGGGTCGGATGGCACCGTCAGCGCCAATAAGAGCGCGATTAAGATAATCGGTGACAACACGCCGATGTATGCGCAAGCCTATTTTGCGTATGACTCGAAAAAATCGGGCGGCATTACCGTGTCGCATCTGCGTTTTGGCGAACGGCCCATCACCTCGCCGTATCTGATCAATAAAGCCGATTTTATTGCCTGCTCGCAGCAATCGTATGTCGATAAATATGATCTGCTGGAAGGATTAAACCCCGGCGGGACATTTCTGCTCAACTGTACCTGGTTTGGCGAAGAGCTGGAGGCGAGACTGCCCAACGCGATGAAACGTTACATTGCGCGCCAGGGGATCCGTTTTTATACCCTTAACGCGGTGGATATCGCCCGCAGGCTGGGGTTGGGTGGGCGTTTTAATATGCTGATGCAGGCGGCGTTTTTTAAACTGGCGGGCATTATCGAACCCCAAACGGCGTCGCGTTATCTGAAGCAAGCCGTGGAGAAATCTTACGGGCGCAAAGGCCAGAAAGTGGTGGATATGAACAATGCCGCTATTGATCTTGGCATGGAGGCACTGCAGGAAGTGATGGTGCCGGAGCGCTGGGCGTGGCTGGAAGATAATGTCAGCGAAGATACGCGCCCGATGCCGGATTTTATTCGCGATATTCTTGAACCAATGAATCGCCAGTGCGGCGACAAACTGCCGGTCAGCGCCTTTATTGGCCGGGAAGATGGCACGTTCCCACCCGGCACCGCCGCCTGGGAGAAACGCGGTATTGCTATGCAGGTGCCGGTCTGGAACCCTGAAGGTTGCACCCAGTGCAATCAATGTGCGTTTATTTGCCCGCATGCGGCGGTGCGACCGGCGCTGCTGGATGAGGCCGAGCGGCAAGCTGCACCGACTACGCTGTTGAGCAAACCTGCGCAGGGAGCAAAAGGGTATGAATACCATCTGGCGATTTCACCGCTGGACTGCTCCGGGTGCGGTAACTGCGCGGATATCTGTCCGGCAAAAGGCAAGGCGCTGACCATGCAACCGCTGGAGAGCCAGCAGGCGATGGTTCCCGTTTGGGATCATGCGTTAGGTCTATCGCCCAAAGCCAATCCTTTCAGCAAAACCACCGTCAAAGGCAGCCAGTTTGAAACACCGCTGCTGGAGTTTTCCGGCGCGTGCGCCGGGTGCGGAGAGACACCGTATGCACGGCTTGTCACGCAACTGTTTGGCGACCGCATGATGATCGCCAATGCCACTGGCTGCTCGTCAATCTGGGGCGCCAGCGCGCCGTCCATTCCGTGGACGACAAACCATAAAGGTCAGGGACCGGCGTGGGCGAACTCGTTGTTTGAAGATAACGCCGAGTATGGCCTTGGCATGATGCTGGGTGGTCGCGCAATACGCGAACAGATCGCCAGCGATGCGCGAAACGCGCTGGAGTTACCACTCGGCGCCGATCTTGAGCAGGCGCTGCGCCAGTGGCTGGAGCATAAAGATCTCGGCGATGGGACGCAGGCGCGCGCCGGGCAGCTTAGCGCGTTACTTGAACAGCAGAAGGGCGATGACCCGCTGCTCAATCGGCTGTATCAAAACCGCGACTATTTCGCCAAGCGATCGCAGTGGATTTTTGGCGGCGACGGCTGGGCGTATGACATTGGCTTCGGCGGGCTGGATCACGTGCTGGCCTCCGGTGAGGATGTCAATATTCTGGTGTTTGATACCGAGGTTTACTCCAATACCGGCGGGCAGTCGTCAAAATCCACCCCCGCGGCCGCCATCGCCAGATTTGCCGCTGAAGGCAAGCGTACGCGCAAAAAAGATCTCGGCATGATGGCAGTTAACTACGGCAATGTGTATGTCGCGCAGGTGGCGATGGGCGCGGATAAAGCCCAGACGTTGCGGGCGATTGCCGAGGCAGAAGCCTGGCCCGGACCGTCGCTGGTGATTGCCTATGCCACGTGTATCAACCACGGTCTAAAAACCGGTATGGGATGCAGTATGCGCGAGGCGAAACGGGCGGTTGACGCGGGCTACTGGCATTTATGGCGCCATAACCCGCAACTGCTGGCAAAAGGGAAAAATCCGTTTATTCTCGACTCCGACGAGCCGGAAGAGGATTTTCGCGAGTTTCTGCTCGGCGAAGTCCGCTATGCCTCGCTCGAACGCATCTCACCTTCCCTGGCCGAACAGCTATTTGCCCAAACAGAACAGGATGCGAAGCAGCGTTTTGCCCACTATCAGCGGCTGGCAGGAGAGTAA